The following coding sequences are from one Chloroflexota bacterium window:
- the lspA gene encoding signal peptidase II, whose product MSKYLKDYAWLALLVGIVVSLDQWTKALVRNNLQLSYTWVPWDWLAPYARIVNWKNTGAAFGLGQSLNPNTPLMILAVIVIVMILYYYPQIPHTDWPLRLALGLQISGALGNLIDRIARGYVTDFISVGSFPVFNVADSSISIGVAVLIIGMWMQERKTKAAEQDSEQPAEGIENPLEDGQLS is encoded by the coding sequence TTGAGTAAGTATCTGAAAGATTATGCGTGGCTGGCTTTACTGGTTGGTATCGTTGTCAGCCTCGACCAATGGACCAAAGCCCTGGTGCGTAACAATTTGCAATTAAGCTATACTTGGGTACCCTGGGATTGGCTGGCGCCTTATGCGCGGATCGTCAACTGGAAAAATACCGGCGCGGCCTTTGGTTTGGGGCAAAGCCTGAACCCGAACACCCCGCTGATGATTCTGGCGGTCATCGTCATCGTGATGATCCTGTACTACTATCCACAAATTCCGCACACAGATTGGCCGCTGCGTTTGGCATTGGGATTGCAGATTTCTGGCGCGCTTGGCAATCTGATTGATCGTATCGCCCGCGGCTATGTGACCGATTTTATCTCTGTAGGCTCTTTCCCGGTTTTCAATGTCGCCGATTCAAGCATCTCAATTGGTGTCGCTGTACTCATCATCGGGATGTGGATGCAAGAACGCAAAACAAAAGCCGCCGAACAAGATTCTGAGCAACCCGCTGAGGGAATAGAAAATCCCCTTGAGGATGGACAGCTATCTTAA
- a CDS encoding alpha/beta hydrolase, whose product MPINASIYAFEHATRTIGSPSVILIHGAGGTHLHWPPQIRRLPNAHVHAIDLPGHGKSEGRGRQNIAAYCESVLAWLDAQKIHQAVFVGHSMGGAIALTMGLHHPERVLALGLVGTGARLRVDPVLIENASRPETFPSVIAAMTERAFGPKTPERLKKLGAKRMAETRPVVLHSDFLACNTFDIMDSLNQIQTPCLVLCGENDQLTPPRRAQYLSDQLPHAELQIFPQAGHMLQIEEPAAVAQALSDFLEKIPH is encoded by the coding sequence ATGCCTATAAATGCCAGCATCTATGCTTTTGAACACGCAACTCGCACCATTGGAAGCCCCAGTGTAATTCTCATTCATGGCGCTGGCGGTACCCATCTGCACTGGCCGCCGCAAATTCGCCGATTGCCCAATGCTCATGTACACGCCATCGACTTGCCCGGTCACGGCAAATCCGAAGGCCGCGGGCGGCAAAACATCGCCGCTTATTGTGAGAGCGTGCTGGCATGGCTGGACGCACAAAAAATCCACCAGGCCGTTTTTGTGGGACACTCTATGGGGGGAGCAATCGCCCTAACAATGGGGCTTCACCACCCCGAGCGAGTCCTGGCCCTCGGGCTGGTGGGAACGGGCGCGCGGCTGCGGGTTGATCCCGTTCTAATAGAGAATGCCAGCCGCCCCGAGACCTTCCCCTCCGTCATCGCGGCCATGACCGAAAGAGCTTTCGGCCCAAAGACGCCAGAGCGGCTCAAAAAACTGGGCGCCAAACGCATGGCCGAGACACGCCCGGTAGTGCTGCACAGCGACTTCCTCGCCTGCAACACCTTCGACATTATGGATTCCCTGAATCAAATTCAGACGCCCTGTTTGGTACTCTGCGGCGAAAACGACCAACTCACCCCGCCCCGCCGCGCCCAATACCTGAGCGATCAACTCCCCCACGCCGAACTTCAAATCTTTCCACAGGCCGGGCACATGCTTCAAATTGAAGAACCTGCGGCCGTTGCCCAAGCATTAAGCGATTTTTTAGAAAAAATTCCCCACTAA